One window from the genome of Terriglobia bacterium encodes:
- a CDS encoding DUF5989 family protein, translating into MKLAIIKEFLHFLRVRKRWWIAPILIFLLLLGAMLIFANGSALAPFIYSLF; encoded by the coding sequence ATGAAGCTGGCAATCATTAAGGAATTCCTGCATTTCCTGCGCGTACGTAAGAGATGGTGGATCGCGCCTATCCTGATTTTCCTGCTGCTCCTGGGCGCCATGCTGATCTTCGCTAATGGCTCGGCGCTCGCGCCGTTTATTTACAGTCTTTTCTAG
- a CDS encoding DUF1003 domain-containing protein translates to MSKTAPATLICEICKKPKSPHDGMLAELIRPSLLEFIKKRVPDLDGNGFICLDNLGDFRKEYVKEVLQDEIGELSTLDQEVVESLQQHEILSSDISKQFEIKLTFGERLSDRIASFGGSWRFIIIFGAVLFGWIILNAIFLLNRGFDPYPFILLNLILSCLAAIQAPIIMMSQNRSEARDRLRAENDYKVNLKAELEIRHLHEKIDHLLRRQYNRLFEIQQIQIELLE, encoded by the coding sequence ATGAGTAAAACCGCGCCTGCCACACTTATTTGCGAGATCTGCAAGAAACCGAAGTCGCCGCACGACGGCATGCTTGCCGAATTGATTCGACCTTCGCTTCTCGAATTCATCAAAAAGCGGGTGCCCGATTTGGATGGGAACGGTTTCATCTGTTTGGACAATCTCGGCGACTTCCGGAAAGAGTACGTGAAGGAAGTGTTACAGGACGAGATTGGCGAACTATCTACGCTCGATCAGGAAGTTGTCGAAAGTTTGCAGCAACACGAAATCCTCTCCAGCGACATTAGCAAACAGTTCGAGATCAAGCTGACCTTTGGCGAACGGCTATCCGATCGGATCGCGTCATTTGGCGGAAGTTGGAGATTCATCATTATCTTCGGCGCGGTGCTGTTCGGTTGGATTATCCTGAACGCCATTTTCCTGCTGAACCGCGGGTTCGATCCTTATCCGTTCATTCTCCTGAATTTGATTCTCTCATGCTTGGCGGCGATTCAGGCGCCAATCATTATGATGAGCCAGAATCGGAGCGAGGCGCGTGACAGGTTGCGCGCGGAGAACGATTACAAAGTCAACCTCAAAGCCGAGCTGGAGATTCGGCATTTGCACGAGAAGATCGATCACTTGCTACGGCGTCAATACAATCGGCTCTTCGAGATTCAGCAAATTCAAATCGAATTACTGGAA